From Deltaproteobacteria bacterium, a single genomic window includes:
- a CDS encoding beta-ketoacyl-ACP synthase III — MSDNSLKDVYITSIGKFLPGKAIGNDEMEDYLGMVGGEPSKYKKRILQANGIKTRYYALDEDGNRTHLVEEMAAHSVEDALKRGGHTAEDIDMLAMATTIPDVLMPGFASMVHGRIGGGPMDILSVGGVCVSSMEAMKGAWQTVRTGEHKLVVAGASELPSVWFKSSRFEKESEIAASRDETAESFDYFNADFLRWMLSDGAGAVVMQDKPSKEGLSLKIDWIELRSYAHEFSTCMYMGTSDPSNPTVENTWVSYPTISEAEADGLLVIRQNTSLLAEGMVATALKEGKRLVDEGKIKPEEIDHFMPHLSSYFFYDKIEATLEAAGCPIPEEKWFTNLSTRGNTGSASIYLMLEEAFNEGRLKEGDGILAFIPESGRFAISLAKFTVVGPSKD; from the coding sequence ATGTCAGACAACAGCCTAAAAGATGTATACATCACCTCAATTGGCAAATTCCTTCCCGGCAAAGCAATCGGCAATGACGAGATGGAGGACTATCTTGGCATGGTCGGAGGGGAGCCAAGTAAGTACAAGAAACGTATCTTACAAGCTAACGGAATCAAGACTCGCTACTACGCGTTAGACGAAGACGGTAACCGCACTCACCTGGTGGAAGAGATGGCCGCTCATTCTGTAGAGGATGCGCTCAAACGAGGCGGTCACACCGCCGAAGACATTGATATGCTTGCCATGGCGACAACTATTCCAGATGTGCTTATGCCCGGCTTCGCGTCCATGGTTCACGGACGAATTGGCGGTGGTCCGATGGATATTCTCTCCGTAGGCGGAGTTTGTGTTTCCAGCATGGAGGCTATGAAAGGCGCGTGGCAAACCGTCCGAACCGGCGAGCACAAGCTGGTGGTAGCCGGTGCATCAGAACTGCCCAGCGTGTGGTTTAAGTCCAGCCGATTTGAAAAGGAAAGTGAAATTGCAGCTTCGCGAGATGAAACTGCTGAGTCTTTTGATTACTTCAATGCCGACTTTCTAAGATGGATGCTCTCCGATGGAGCAGGTGCAGTTGTTATGCAAGACAAGCCATCCAAAGAAGGTTTATCTCTCAAGATTGACTGGATTGAACTTCGCTCTTATGCACACGAATTTAGCACTTGTATGTATATGGGGACTTCAGACCCAAGTAACCCTACTGTCGAAAACACCTGGGTATCTTATCCAACAATAAGTGAAGCCGAGGCAGACGGACTCCTGGTTATTCGGCAAAATACCAGCCTCCTTGCCGAAGGCATGGTCGCGACTGCGCTGAAAGAAGGTAAGCGTCTCGTGGACGAAGGAAAGATTAAGCCTGAAGAGATTGACCACTTCATGCCTCACTTAAGTTCCTATTTCTTCTATGACAAAATCGAAGCAACTCTTGAAGCCGCAGGGTGTCCTATCCCCGAGGAAAAGTGGTTTACCAATCTTTCCACACGCGGAAATACCGGCTCAGCCAGTATCTACCTCATGCTAGAAGAAGCTTTTAATGAAGGACGCCTTAAAGAAGGTGATGGTATCCTGGCATTTATTCCCGAATCTGGGCGCTTTGCCATCAGCTTGGCTAAGTTCACAGTGGTTGGGCCATCTAAGGACTAA
- a CDS encoding cytochrome P450 — protein sequence MSEAALLASEKKLVRAPFMYKQWMVAGNTQAFIRMLTNDFGDFVHYRGILNFYVINHPDLIRQVLQKTNKKYDKGTDIYTRFRAVFKSGLVTSEGAHWAKQRKLIQPLLKPVFVRSLVPLMCESSAGMADEWSQSSGDGTMRNVARDMSRLTLEIAGKCLFSSDFEGYRTKIIEWSEFINEYSGMTPYPVIRSPWFPSPANFKMKRVLREFHDFVGALYDERVRGGSKNQDLFSLLLGARHEELEGGMSREELTDEVVTMIFGGHETSATALTWAWSLLAQNKDVEAKLHEELDTVLNGRDPTPEDVSKLKYTKMVIDEAMRMGPPFWFENRNAIEEDELWGETIPEGSLIMFSRHAMHMHPEFWDNPTEFRPERFAPSASKERTKFAYIPFGGGPRICAGITFATIELVIALATLANKFTIELDESASTEVEAKLTMTPKGGVPAYIKLRNRP from the coding sequence GTGAGTGAGGCGGCGCTTCTAGCATCTGAAAAAAAACTGGTCCGGGCACCGTTTATGTATAAGCAATGGATGGTGGCTGGGAACACCCAAGCATTCATCCGGATGCTTACCAATGACTTTGGCGACTTTGTTCACTACCGAGGTATTCTAAATTTTTATGTCATTAATCACCCAGATCTGATTCGCCAAGTTCTACAAAAAACGAATAAGAAATACGACAAGGGAACCGACATCTACACTCGGTTTCGTGCAGTTTTTAAATCGGGATTGGTTACTTCTGAAGGTGCTCATTGGGCAAAGCAAAGAAAGCTGATCCAGCCGTTACTCAAACCCGTCTTTGTTCGTAGCTTGGTTCCGCTAATGTGCGAGAGTTCAGCAGGTATGGCTGATGAGTGGTCACAAAGTTCTGGTGATGGAACCATGCGAAACGTTGCTCGCGATATGAGCAGGCTAACTCTAGAGATTGCAGGGAAATGTCTCTTCAGCAGTGATTTCGAAGGTTATCGAACGAAAATTATCGAGTGGAGTGAATTTATTAATGAGTACAGTGGGATGACGCCTTATCCCGTTATTCGCAGTCCTTGGTTTCCCAGCCCGGCCAATTTCAAAATGAAACGGGTCTTGAGAGAGTTTCATGATTTTGTCGGTGCTCTTTATGATGAACGGGTTCGTGGCGGGTCGAAAAATCAAGACCTCTTTTCATTGCTTCTCGGAGCTCGCCATGAGGAGCTTGAGGGGGGGATGTCCAGAGAAGAATTAACCGACGAAGTCGTGACAATGATATTTGGAGGACACGAGACATCTGCCACAGCTTTAACCTGGGCTTGGTCTTTGTTAGCCCAAAACAAAGACGTTGAGGCCAAACTCCATGAAGAGCTTGATACAGTTTTGAACGGCCGTGATCCCACTCCTGAGGATGTCTCAAAACTCAAATATACAAAAATGGTTATCGATGAAGCGATGCGTATGGGACCACCATTTTGGTTCGAGAACCGCAATGCGATTGAAGAGGATGAACTTTGGGGGGAGACGATACCCGAGGGCTCGCTGATCATGTTCAGTCGGCACGCGATGCACATGCATCCAGAGTTCTGGGACAACCCAACTGAATTCCGTCCCGAACGATTCGCGCCGTCCGCAAGTAAAGAACGGACCAAGTTTGCCTATATCCCATTTGGTGGGGGACCGAGGATTTGTGCCGGAATTACGTTTGCCACCATCGAGTTGGTGATTGCCTTAGCAACCTTGGCGAATAAGTTTACCATCGAGCTTGATGAAAGCGCATCCACAGAAGTGGAAGCCAAACTTACGATGACACCTAAAGGCGGTGTTCCCGCTTATATCAAATTGCGCAACCGCCCCTAG